A single Streptomyces mirabilis DNA region contains:
- a CDS encoding bifunctional SulP family inorganic anion transporter/carbonic anhydrase codes for MSACVPTRAADSTRPRRIHQPHSPPPTPPRRFRIAGADLSASIAVFLIALPLSLGIALATGAPLQSGLVAAAVGGLVAARLGGSPLQVSGPAAGLTVVTAELIHRYGWRTTCAITVLAGVAQLGLGCLRVARTALAVSPAIVHGMLAGIGVTIAVAQLHIVLGGTPQSSVLDNLRALPAQLARVHPAAVSMSALTLTLLFAWPRIPGRVGNALRTVPAALVAVAGATLTASLTGLVLPKVDLPSWSSHALAGLPEGPVLGIAAAVLTVTLVCSVQSLLGAVAVDKLVAGRPAQQARVGRSDLNRELLGQGAANVVSGALGGLPVAGVAVRSSANVQAGAVSRNSTMLHGVFVVVAALLMVPILELIPLASLAALVMAVGIQMVSLHHIRTVTRHREVLVYVVTTLGVVCLGVLEGVALGVSVAVAVALHRLARTRITHDERGGVHHVRVRGQLTFLAVPRLSRALHLVPQEAHVVLELDGSFMDHAAYESLQDWQNAHVAGGGTVELTGRTGTRIAEPAGPSHCRCRPWTPWRNHHCEPSSGPQPASAGDRSGGAGPADGPEGPDGASGATGRDGRSGQSGSQLARGISAFQRNTAPLVRGELARLAREGQRPSQLFLTCADSRLVTSMITSSGPGDLFVVRNVGNLVPRPGEESGDDSVAAAIEYAVDVLHVRSITVCGHSGCGAMQALLNAEPGGAQTPLKRWLRHGLPSLERVAAKNRPWARLAGRAPADAVEQLCLTNVVQQLDHLRAHESVARALREGALELHGMYFHVGEAQAYLLVERDDGELFDHVGAAEDLRHPA; via the coding sequence ATGTCTGCCTGCGTCCCCACCCGCGCCGCCGACTCGACTCGGCCCAGGCGCATCCACCAACCCCACAGCCCCCCGCCGACCCCGCCCCGCCGATTCCGCATCGCGGGCGCCGATCTGTCGGCCTCGATCGCGGTCTTCCTGATCGCCCTGCCCCTGTCCCTCGGCATCGCCCTCGCCACCGGCGCGCCGCTCCAGTCGGGGCTCGTCGCCGCCGCCGTGGGCGGACTCGTCGCCGCGCGGCTCGGCGGCTCACCGCTCCAGGTGAGCGGGCCCGCCGCCGGGCTCACGGTCGTCACCGCCGAGCTCATCCACCGCTACGGATGGCGTACGACCTGCGCCATCACCGTCCTCGCCGGAGTCGCCCAGCTGGGCCTTGGGTGCCTGCGCGTGGCCCGCACGGCGCTCGCCGTCAGCCCCGCGATCGTGCACGGCATGCTGGCGGGCATCGGTGTGACCATCGCCGTCGCCCAGCTGCACATCGTGCTCGGCGGCACCCCGCAGAGCTCCGTGCTCGACAACCTGCGCGCGCTACCCGCCCAGTTGGCGCGCGTTCACCCCGCGGCGGTCTCGATGAGCGCGCTGACACTGACGCTCCTCTTCGCCTGGCCACGGATTCCCGGACGGGTCGGGAACGCCCTGCGCACCGTGCCGGCCGCGCTGGTCGCCGTCGCGGGGGCCACCCTGACCGCCTCACTCACCGGGCTGGTCCTGCCCAAGGTCGACCTGCCGTCCTGGAGCAGCCACGCGCTGGCCGGGCTGCCCGAGGGGCCGGTGCTCGGGATCGCCGCCGCCGTCCTCACCGTCACGCTGGTGTGCAGTGTGCAGTCGCTGCTCGGCGCCGTGGCCGTGGACAAGCTGGTGGCGGGACGACCCGCGCAGCAAGCCCGGGTGGGTCGCTCCGACCTGAACCGGGAGTTGCTCGGTCAGGGCGCCGCCAATGTCGTCTCCGGCGCGCTCGGTGGGCTGCCCGTCGCCGGGGTCGCCGTGCGCAGTTCGGCGAATGTGCAAGCCGGTGCCGTGAGCCGGAACTCCACGATGTTGCACGGCGTTTTCGTAGTAGTTGCCGCGCTGCTGATGGTCCCGATCCTGGAGCTGATCCCCCTCGCATCGCTCGCCGCCCTGGTGATGGCCGTCGGCATCCAGATGGTGTCCCTCCACCACATCCGCACGGTCACCCGCCACCGCGAAGTGCTGGTGTACGTCGTCACCACGCTCGGCGTCGTGTGCCTCGGTGTTCTCGAGGGCGTGGCGCTGGGGGTCTCCGTGGCCGTCGCCGTCGCCCTGCACCGCCTCGCCCGCACCCGCATCACGCATGACGAGAGAGGAGGAGTCCATCACGTACGAGTACGAGGGCAGTTGACGTTCCTCGCGGTGCCCCGGCTCAGCCGCGCCCTGCACCTGGTACCCCAAGAAGCGCATGTGGTCCTGGAGTTGGACGGATCGTTCATGGACCACGCGGCATACGAGTCCCTGCAGGACTGGCAGAACGCGCATGTCGCGGGAGGCGGCACGGTCGAATTGACCGGGCGGACCGGCACTCGGATCGCCGAGCCCGCAGGCCCCTCCCACTGCCGCTGCCGCCCCTGGACGCCATGGCGCAACCACCACTGCGAACCCTCCTCCGGTCCGCAGCCCGCATCCGCCGGCGACCGGTCGGGTGGGGCGGGCCCAGCAGACGGGCCGGAGGGGCCGGACGGTGCGTCCGGTGCCACCGGGCGCGATGGCCGGAGCGGGCAGAGCGGGAGTCAGCTGGCGCGCGGGATCAGCGCGTTCCAGCGCAACACCGCGCCCCTGGTGCGGGGTGAGCTGGCACGGCTGGCGCGGGAAGGGCAGCGACCGTCGCAGCTGTTCCTGACCTGTGCCGACTCTCGGCTTGTCACGTCGATGATCACCTCCAGTGGTCCGGGCGACCTGTTCGTCGTACGCAACGTGGGCAACCTCGTGCCGAGACCCGGGGAGGAGAGCGGGGACGATTCGGTGGCCGCGGCGATCGAGTACGCGGTGGACGTACTGCATGTGCGATCCATCACGGTGTGCGGGCACTCCGGGTGCGGGGCCATGCAGGCCCTGTTGAACGCGGAGCCCGGTGGGGCTCAGACCCCACTCAAACGTTGGCTGCGGCACGGGCTGCCGAGTCTGGAGCGGGTGGCCGCCAAGAACCGCCCCTGGGCCCGGCTGGCCGGGCGGGCGCCGGCCGACGCGGTGGAGCAGCTGTGCCTGACCAACGTGGTGCAGCAGTTGGACCATCTGCGGGCGCACGAGTCCGTGGCTCGGGCCCTGCGGGAGGGTGCGCTCGAGCTGCACGGGATGTACTTCCACGTCGGGGAGGCGCAGGCGTATCTGCTGGTCGAACGCGACGACGGCGAGCTGTTCGATCATGTGGGGGCGGCGGAGGATCTGCGGCACCCCGCCTGA